A single region of the Kiritimatiellia bacterium genome encodes:
- a CDS encoding type II secretion system protein, whose translation MQKQANAFTLIELIVAVTVAGIAILALATVFQESMRNMERQRALQSANLLAEELMNEIRSKEFSSTNSFPTNYRVNFDDVDDYTNLFESPPRTIEGILIPDFSGFSRRVIVTNVSPSNFNLATSNSDFKRITVVVSNAVIIVSNMSVVGRI comes from the coding sequence TTGCAAAAACAGGCAAACGCTTTCACTCTCATTGAACTCATCGTCGCCGTAACCGTCGCGGGCATTGCGATTCTGGCGCTGGCTACGGTGTTCCAGGAATCAATGCGGAACATGGAGCGACAGCGCGCGCTTCAATCGGCCAACCTGCTGGCCGAGGAATTGATGAATGAAATCCGGTCAAAAGAATTTTCCTCCACCAATTCATTCCCCACCAATTACCGCGTGAATTTTGACGACGTGGATGACTATACCAACCTGTTTGAGTCTCCGCCCAGAACGATTGAAGGGATATTAATCCCCGATTTTTCCGGTTTCAGCCGGCGGGTTATCGTAACGAACGTCTCCCCGTCCAATTTCAACCTTGCGACCAGCAATTCCGATTTCAAGCGCATCACGGTCGTGGTCAGCAACGCCGTGATTATCGTTTCCAACATGTCGGTGGTGGGGCGGATATGA